The proteins below come from a single Chryseobacterium sp. MA9 genomic window:
- a CDS encoding LD-carboxypeptidase, translating to MKKMIFPKSLKKGDKIAVISPAGAVDATQLEKGIEMIKSRGFEPVLGEHLFTKFSNGYNYAGTEQERIKDINWALNDTEIRAVWASRGGYGCQHLVQHLKMKGFTENPKWYIGYSDNTVIQSYLLKKGFVSIHGQTIKTSSFGVTDGSYDLIFDILKGKMPKYNLESNQFNKEGNIEGELVGGNLALIYALLGTKYSFYFKDKILFIEDIGENFYALDRMIMSLELAGVFSKIKGLIVGGMTNMGDEKENKSYEESFDEFAYKLISDRISKYKFPVVFAFPNGHIKDNRPLLIGGNVKMKVGTKVKLEF from the coding sequence ATGAAAAAAATGATCTTTCCAAAGTCTCTTAAAAAAGGAGACAAAATAGCTGTTATTTCCCCTGCTGGAGCGGTAGATGCCACCCAATTGGAAAAGGGAATAGAAATGATTAAAAGTAGAGGTTTTGAACCCGTTCTCGGAGAACATCTCTTCACTAAATTTTCAAACGGATACAATTATGCCGGAACAGAACAGGAAAGAATAAAAGATATCAATTGGGCTTTAAACGATACAGAAATCAGAGCGGTATGGGCTTCCAGAGGAGGTTATGGATGCCAGCACCTGGTTCAGCATCTGAAAATGAAAGGTTTTACAGAAAATCCGAAATGGTATATCGGGTATTCTGATAACACGGTTATACAAAGCTATCTGTTGAAAAAAGGTTTTGTGTCCATTCATGGGCAAACCATTAAGACATCAAGTTTTGGAGTTACCGATGGCAGCTATGATCTGATCTTCGATATTTTAAAAGGAAAAATGCCAAAATATAACCTTGAATCAAATCAATTCAATAAAGAAGGGAATATTGAAGGAGAATTGGTTGGAGGTAATCTAGCCCTTATTTATGCCCTTTTAGGAACTAAGTATTCTTTCTACTTTAAAGACAAGATCTTGTTTATCGAAGATATCGGAGAAAACTTCTATGCACTGGACCGCATGATTATGAGTCTGGAGCTGGCAGGAGTCTTCAGTAAGATCAAAGGACTTATCGTTGGCGGGATGACCAATATGGGAGACGAAAAAGAAAATAAAAGCTATGAAGAAAGCTTTGATGAATTTGCTTATAAACTTATCTCTGACAGAATTTCAAAATATAAATTCCCGGTAGTATTTGCTTTCCCGAATGGACATATTAAAGATAACCGACCACTTTTAATCGGTGGTAATGTTAAAATGAAGGTTGGAACTAAAGTAAAGCTCGAATTTTAA
- the rpiB gene encoding ribose 5-phosphate isomerase B: MKRKIAIAADHAGYEYKEIVKNYLSEQFEVQDFGTFSTNSVDYPDFVHPAATSVENGENELGILICGSGNGVQITANKHQKIRCALCWMPEIATLARQHNDANMISMPARFISKELAIEIVDRFLSTDFEGGRHQNRVDKIAVC; the protein is encoded by the coding sequence ATGAAAAGAAAAATTGCTATTGCAGCGGACCATGCAGGCTATGAATATAAGGAGATTGTTAAGAACTATCTTTCAGAACAATTTGAAGTTCAGGATTTTGGGACGTTTTCCACAAACAGTGTGGATTATCCGGACTTTGTACACCCTGCTGCAACCTCTGTGGAAAATGGAGAAAATGAGCTAGGAATTCTGATCTGTGGAAGCGGAAACGGAGTTCAGATCACTGCGAACAAACATCAGAAAATAAGATGCGCACTTTGCTGGATGCCGGAGATTGCAACACTGGCAAGACAGCATAATGATGCCAATATGATTTCAATGCCTGCAAGATTTATATCAAAGGAACTGGCGATTGAGATTGTAGACAGATTTCTTTCAACAGACTTCGAAGGTGGAAGACACCAGAACAGAGTTGATAAAATTGCAGTTTGCTAA
- a CDS encoding LysE family translocator, which produces MLELVLSAIILGFMLSLVFIGPIFFLLIETSFSRGPKHALSLDLGVITADLLCIVAAYYASTDIVSLIDKHPGFYRITSILIFIYGIVMLVTKTKMHLPGEEKIIGQNYIKTFFNGFFFNLLNVGVILFWLVTVISVRNQYPDTSSFILYIGIVLATYLSIDLAKIFLAKQFHDKLTQKLANQIRRVVGCILIIFSFFIFLQSFKKFNQFERQLEEAEKKEVKYQKTK; this is translated from the coding sequence ATGCTAGAACTTGTACTATCTGCCATCATATTAGGATTTATGCTGAGCCTGGTTTTTATAGGACCTATCTTCTTCCTTTTAATTGAAACCAGCTTTTCCAGAGGCCCAAAGCATGCATTGTCACTAGATCTTGGTGTGATTACAGCAGATTTATTATGCATTGTAGCGGCTTATTATGCCAGTACGGATATTGTTTCGTTAATTGATAAACATCCCGGATTTTACAGAATCACCTCTATTCTTATTTTCATTTATGGAATTGTGATGCTGGTTACCAAAACCAAAATGCATTTGCCCGGCGAAGAAAAGATCATTGGCCAAAATTATATTAAAACATTTTTCAATGGCTTTTTCTTTAATCTTCTCAATGTTGGAGTCATCCTTTTCTGGCTGGTAACGGTAATTTCCGTAAGGAATCAATATCCGGACACCAGCAGTTTTATTTTATACATAGGGATAGTACTGGCCACTTACCTTTCAATAGATCTTGCCAAGATATTTCTTGCCAAGCAGTTTCATGATAAATTAACACAAAAACTGGCCAACCAAATCAGAAGAGTTGTTGGCTGTATTCTTATTATTTTCAGTTTCTTCATCTTTCTGCAAAGTTTCAAAAAGTTCAATCAGTTTGAAAGACAGCTGGAGGAAGCAGAAAAGAAAGAAGTAAAATATCAAAAAACAAAATGA
- a CDS encoding tautomerase family protein encodes MPFVRISLPKTLRQEVKDQISISVHQSLINEFNIPADDYFHVIEELDSHQIKFPKSYLEIPHTEEIVYIQIIAGKGRTFEKKKRLYASIAEKIAESTTITKNNIIIVLTENNGQEDWSFGNGGIQGAKHII; translated from the coding sequence ATGCCTTTTGTAAGAATTAGCTTACCTAAAACGCTGAGACAAGAAGTAAAAGATCAAATTTCTATCTCTGTTCACCAGAGTTTGATCAATGAATTTAATATCCCTGCTGATGATTATTTTCATGTTATTGAAGAATTAGATTCACACCAGATTAAATTTCCCAAAAGTTATCTTGAGATCCCACATACAGAAGAAATAGTCTATATACAGATTATTGCAGGCAAAGGAAGAACCTTTGAAAAGAAAAAAAGGCTTTATGCTTCTATCGCTGAAAAAATAGCAGAATCAACCACAATTACAAAAAATAATATCATTATTGTATTAACTGAAAATAACGGACAGGAAGATTGGTCATTTGGAAATGGAGGGATACAGGGAGCAAAACATATTATTTAA
- the pgk gene encoding phosphoglycerate kinase, translating into MKTINDFNFKDKKALVRVDFNVPQDDQLKVTDNTRIVAVKPTVEKILNDGGSVILITHLGRPKGEVKDEFSLKHILGEVSAVLGQEVKFVDECIGEKAEQAAAELKPGEILLLENVRFHNEEEKGDAGFAEKLSKLGDAYVNDAFGTAHRAHASTAVIAQYFPSTKYFGLLMANELQAIDKVLKSGERPVTAILGGSKVSTKITIIENILPAVDNLIIGGGMAFTFIKALGGKIGNSLVEEDKLPLALEILGKAKEHKVKVYLPSDAIIAESFSNDVERKEADIYAIPEGWMGLDAGHKSRDQFNDVLLNSRTILWNGPIGVFEMSNFAGGTVALGESIAEATRLGAFSLVGGGDSVAFVKQFGYADQVSYVSTGGGAMLESLEGLELPGVAAINN; encoded by the coding sequence ATGAAAACAATCAATGATTTCAATTTTAAAGACAAGAAAGCTCTGGTAAGAGTGGACTTCAATGTTCCTCAGGACGATCAGCTGAAGGTGACAGACAATACAAGAATTGTTGCTGTGAAACCAACAGTGGAGAAGATCCTTAATGATGGTGGTTCGGTCATTTTAATAACACACCTTGGAAGACCTAAGGGAGAGGTTAAAGATGAATTTTCTCTTAAACATATTCTTGGCGAAGTTTCTGCTGTTCTTGGGCAGGAGGTTAAGTTTGTTGATGAATGCATTGGGGAAAAAGCAGAGCAAGCTGCTGCTGAATTGAAACCGGGGGAGATCTTATTACTGGAAAATGTACGTTTTCATAATGAAGAGGAAAAAGGAGATGCAGGTTTTGCTGAGAAACTTTCTAAATTAGGAGATGCTTATGTAAATGATGCATTCGGAACTGCACATAGAGCTCATGCTTCTACAGCGGTGATTGCTCAATATTTCCCATCAACTAAATATTTCGGTTTATTGATGGCTAATGAGCTTCAGGCAATCGATAAGGTATTGAAAAGCGGTGAGAGACCAGTTACGGCTATCCTTGGAGGATCTAAAGTTTCAACTAAAATTACCATTATAGAAAATATTCTTCCTGCAGTAGATAATCTGATTATTGGTGGAGGAATGGCGTTTACATTTATTAAGGCTCTTGGAGGGAAAATTGGTAATTCTTTGGTAGAAGAAGACAAACTTCCTTTAGCACTTGAGATTTTAGGGAAAGCTAAAGAACATAAAGTAAAAGTTTATCTTCCATCTGATGCTATTATCGCTGAAAGTTTTAGTAATGATGTGGAAAGAAAAGAAGCTGACATCTACGCAATCCCTGAAGGATGGATGGGACTTGATGCTGGCCACAAATCCAGAGATCAATTTAATGATGTCTTATTAAATTCAAGAACTATTCTTTGGAATGGACCGATTGGAGTTTTTGAAATGTCAAATTTTGCTGGTGGAACTGTTGCATTGGGTGAGAGTATTGCTGAAGCAACAAGATTAGGAGCTTTTTCTTTAGTTGGAGGAGGAGACAGTGTTGCGTTCGTTAAGCAATTCGGATATGCTGATCAGGTAAGTTATGTTTCTACCGGTGGTGGAGCAATGCTTGAAAGCCTTGAAGGACTTGAATTACCAGGTGTAGCTGCAATCAATAATTAA
- a CDS encoding SDR family NAD(P)-dependent oxidoreductase, with the protein MKTILITGATSGIGKATAELLAKQGNRIIICGRRSEVLETVKSELSQYTEVFSLLFDVRDLKEVETSINSLPENWKEIDVLINNAGNAHGLDPLSAGKTDDWDSMIDGNVKGLLYVSKMIIPNMKTKNLGHIVNISSVAARQTYANGVVYCATKKAVDVISEGMRLELTEFGIKVTNIQPGAVETDFSLVRFKGDSEKASTVYAGYDALKAEDIADAIAYCVNAPKHVTISDMTIYPSAQAEPRTIYRK; encoded by the coding sequence ATGAAGACAATATTAATCACCGGAGCTACTTCCGGTATAGGTAAGGCCACTGCAGAGCTTCTTGCAAAACAGGGAAACAGAATCATTATCTGCGGAAGAAGAAGCGAAGTATTGGAAACGGTAAAATCAGAGCTATCTCAATATACCGAAGTATTTAGTTTATTGTTTGATGTGAGGGACCTCAAAGAAGTAGAAACATCCATTAATTCACTTCCTGAAAACTGGAAAGAGATTGATGTTCTGATCAATAATGCTGGAAATGCTCATGGATTAGATCCTCTTTCAGCTGGCAAGACTGATGACTGGGATTCTATGATTGACGGAAATGTAAAAGGACTACTCTATGTTTCTAAAATGATCATTCCAAATATGAAAACTAAAAATTTAGGTCATATAGTAAACATCAGTTCTGTGGCGGCAAGGCAGACTTATGCAAATGGAGTAGTGTACTGTGCAACGAAGAAAGCAGTAGACGTTATTTCAGAAGGAATGAGACTGGAACTTACCGAATTTGGAATCAAAGTAACCAATATTCAGCCGGGAGCTGTAGAAACCGATTTCTCTTTGGTAAGATTCAAAGGAGACAGCGAGAAAGCTTCAACGGTGTATGCAGGCTATGATGCCCTGAAAGCAGAAGATATTGCTGATGCCATTGCTTATTGTGTAAATGCTCCGAAACACGTTACCATTTCAGATATGACAATCTACCCGAGTGCTCAGGCAGAACCGAGAACTATTTATAGAAAATAG
- the mnmG gene encoding tRNA uridine-5-carboxymethylaminomethyl(34) synthesis enzyme MnmG: MISEIYDVIVVGAGHAGCEAAAAAANLGSKTLLVTMNMQTIGQMSCNPAMGGIAKGQIVREIDAMGGYSGIVADKSAIQFKMLNLSKGPAMWSPRTQNDRMLFAEEWRLALENTPNLDFFQDMVKQLIVENNKVTGVVTSLGIEIKAKSVVLTNGTFLNGLIHVGDKQLGGGRMGEPRAFGITEQLVTLGFEAGRMKTGTPPRVDGRSLDYSKMEEQKGDENPQKFSYLDTPKLTKQLSCHIVYTNETVHDILREGFDRSPMFNGTIQSLGPRYCPSIEDKINRFAERNRHQLFVEPEGWKTVEIYVNGFSSSLPEDVQIKAMKQIPGFENVKIFRPGYAIEYDYFPPTQLKHTLETKLIDNLYFAGQINGTTGYEEAAGQGLIAGINAHNKVHEKGDFILNRDEAYIGVLIDDLITKGTEEPYRMFTSRAEYRLLLRQDNADIRLTEKAYQLGLAKEDRLRKMETKVSESQSLEEFLRETSLKPGIINPVLESIESNPVDQAYRAAQILTRPHMTLGKLDEIDFIKEVSSQYNDEVREQAEINIKYKGYIEKEKENVAKLNRLENIKIPEDFDYTKLSSLSAEAKQKMSNVRPKTIAQAGRISGVSPADINVLLVYLGR; the protein is encoded by the coding sequence ATGATTTCAGAAATATATGATGTGATAGTAGTAGGTGCAGGACACGCAGGTTGTGAAGCAGCTGCGGCAGCAGCCAACCTCGGTTCAAAAACACTACTCGTTACAATGAATATGCAAACCATCGGACAGATGAGTTGCAACCCGGCAATGGGCGGAATCGCAAAAGGACAGATCGTAAGAGAGATTGATGCAATGGGAGGATATTCCGGAATTGTAGCAGACAAATCTGCTATCCAATTCAAAATGCTGAATCTTTCAAAAGGTCCTGCGATGTGGTCTCCGAGAACCCAAAATGATAGAATGCTTTTTGCCGAAGAATGGCGCTTAGCATTAGAGAATACTCCCAATCTTGATTTCTTTCAGGATATGGTGAAGCAACTGATTGTTGAAAACAATAAAGTAACAGGAGTGGTTACTTCTTTAGGAATTGAGATCAAAGCAAAATCTGTAGTTCTTACTAACGGAACTTTTCTTAACGGATTAATTCACGTTGGAGATAAACAATTAGGCGGAGGAAGAATGGGTGAACCAAGAGCATTTGGAATTACAGAGCAATTGGTCACTTTAGGATTCGAAGCAGGAAGAATGAAAACCGGTACTCCACCAAGAGTAGATGGAAGAAGTTTGGATTATTCAAAAATGGAAGAACAAAAAGGAGATGAAAATCCTCAAAAATTCAGCTATCTTGATACTCCGAAATTAACAAAACAATTAAGCTGTCATATCGTATATACGAACGAAACGGTACACGATATTTTGAGAGAAGGTTTTGATAGAAGCCCAATGTTCAATGGTACTATTCAAAGTTTAGGTCCGAGATATTGTCCAAGTATTGAAGATAAGATCAACCGTTTCGCAGAAAGAAACAGACACCAGCTTTTCGTAGAACCTGAAGGATGGAAAACTGTAGAGATCTATGTAAACGGATTCAGCTCTTCTCTTCCGGAAGATGTACAGATCAAAGCAATGAAACAAATTCCTGGATTTGAAAACGTAAAAATCTTCCGACCAGGTTACGCAATTGAATATGACTACTTCCCTCCTACCCAATTGAAACACACCCTGGAAACAAAATTAATTGATAATTTATATTTTGCAGGACAAATTAACGGAACAACAGGATATGAAGAAGCGGCAGGCCAAGGTTTAATTGCTGGTATTAACGCTCATAATAAAGTTCATGAAAAAGGAGATTTCATTCTAAACAGAGACGAAGCCTACATCGGAGTTTTAATAGATGATCTCATCACCAAAGGAACTGAAGAACCTTACAGAATGTTTACTTCACGTGCGGAATACAGACTTCTTTTAAGACAGGATAATGCAGATATCAGATTAACTGAAAAAGCTTACCAATTAGGATTGGCAAAAGAAGACAGGTTAAGAAAAATGGAAACAAAAGTATCTGAAAGTCAATCACTTGAAGAGTTTCTTCGTGAAACTTCTTTAAAACCGGGTATTATCAATCCAGTTCTTGAATCTATAGAGAGCAATCCGGTAGATCAGGCATACAGAGCGGCACAAATTCTTACCAGACCTCATATGACCTTAGGAAAACTGGATGAAATTGATTTCATTAAAGAAGTTTCAAGTCAATACAACGATGAAGTAAGAGAACAGGCAGAGATCAATATTAAGTATAAAGGATATATTGAGAAAGAAAAAGAAAATGTAGCCAAACTGAACCGTCTGGAAAACATTAAAATTCCTGAGGATTTTGATTATACAAAGCTAAGCAGCCTTTCCGCAGAAGCAAAACAGAAGATGTCTAACGTACGTCCGAAGACTATTGCACAAGCAGGAAGAATAAGTGGCGTTTCTCCAGCCGATATAAACGTTTTACTAGTCTATTTAGGACGTTAA
- a CDS encoding YraN family protein, protein MADHNDFGKIAEDMAAHYLQKKGCKILARNFRFQKAEIDIIAEKDHLIIIVEVKARSTDAFMLPQEAVTKTKIKSIVSAANHYLEEFNKDNEVRFDIISVLPDENKTLIIDHITNAFEAFDAN, encoded by the coding sequence ATGGCTGATCATAACGATTTTGGAAAAATAGCAGAAGATATGGCAGCCCATTATCTTCAGAAAAAAGGCTGCAAAATTCTTGCGAGAAACTTCCGTTTTCAAAAAGCGGAGATAGACATTATTGCTGAAAAAGATCATCTGATTATCATTGTGGAAGTGAAAGCAAGATCTACTGATGCATTTATGCTCCCCCAGGAAGCTGTAACCAAAACAAAAATAAAATCAATTGTTTCTGCAGCCAATCATTATCTAGAAGAGTTTAATAAAGATAACGAAGTCAGATTTGATATTATCTCCGTTCTTCCTGATGAAAATAAAACCTTAATTATTGACCATATTACAAATGCTTTTGAAGCATTTGATGCCAACTAG
- a CDS encoding bifunctional 2-polyprenyl-6-hydroxyphenol methylase/3-demethylubiquinol 3-O-methyltransferase UbiG has protein sequence MKIKDHFLSQEIFEIKETETKGVFKTTPIPSNISRYYESEDYISHHQDSGSLKEKLYKFLQSFNLQYKKNVLVDRIKKGSKVLDYGCGAGEFVKFIENDFETFGFEPDADARKAAQGKITKASILDNINTIEENSLDAITLWHVFEHIENQDEMLNAFHGKLKEKGILIIAVPNPTSYDAKHYKEYWAAYDVPRHIYHFSKNGMENLISKKPDWKMRKIKPLVLDSYYISMLSEKYKKSPLFWIKAVVYGTISNIKALFSNEFSSLIYIIEKR, from the coding sequence ATGAAAATAAAAGATCATTTTCTTTCACAGGAAATTTTTGAAATTAAAGAGACAGAAACCAAAGGGGTCTTCAAGACCACTCCTATTCCATCCAATATTTCCAGATATTATGAAAGTGAAGATTATATTTCTCATCATCAGGATTCCGGAAGTCTGAAAGAAAAGCTATACAAATTTCTTCAGTCTTTCAATCTTCAATACAAAAAAAATGTATTGGTAGACAGAATAAAAAAAGGATCAAAAGTTCTTGATTATGGATGCGGTGCCGGAGAGTTTGTTAAATTTATAGAAAATGATTTTGAGACTTTTGGTTTTGAACCTGATGCAGATGCGAGAAAAGCAGCACAAGGAAAAATTACAAAAGCTTCCATATTGGATAATATCAATACAATTGAAGAAAACAGCTTAGATGCTATTACATTATGGCATGTGTTTGAACATATAGAGAATCAGGATGAAATGCTTAATGCTTTTCACGGGAAATTAAAAGAAAAAGGAATTCTTATCATCGCTGTTCCCAACCCTACTTCATATGATGCAAAACATTATAAAGAATATTGGGCAGCTTATGATGTACCGAGGCACATTTATCATTTTTCAAAAAATGGAATGGAAAATCTGATTTCAAAAAAACCAGACTGGAAAATGAGAAAAATTAAACCTTTAGTATTAGATTCTTATTACATTTCCATGTTAAGCGAAAAATACAAAAAATCACCCCTATTTTGGATAAAAGCTGTGGTGTATGGAACGATTTCGAACATAAAGGCATTATTTTCAAACGAATTTTCAAGTTTGATATACATTATCGAAAAAAGATAG
- the rnr gene encoding ribonuclease R codes for MPKKRKYISHKNDLKMMEIGRLILRFMNANSSKIYNYKQIADGIDYKNPRQRELVIQALHKLQGSEKIKEVEKGKYIVNLKIAGTLTGIIDFNQSGNAYVSVEGLEDDVFVHAKNVKDALQGDKVLIITYHYKGKKLEGSVLEVLERNRTEFVGTFQKVAHKEFGFVVCDKKSINTDIFIPKGKFNNAEDGDKVIVKMTEWRPGDKNPEGEIIQVLGAPGEHETEIHSILAEYGLPYEFPSEVEADADKIDRSITDEEAAKRWDMRNICTFTIDPKDAKDFDDALSIRKLENGNWEIGVHIADVSHYVVPGTILDDEAYKRATSVYLVDRVVPMLPEVLSNDVCSLRPHEDKYTFSAVFELNDEAEIQKQWFGRTVIHSDRRFTYEEAQERIESGQGDLAEEINTLDRLAKIMRHERIRRGAITFDRSEVRFNLDENNEPIGVYFKISKDSNHLIEEFMLLANKKVSEYVSLSRKGEITNNTFIYRVHDDPDPAKLESLRDFVATFGYKMNLANTKKVAESLNKLLHDVKGKGEENMIETLAMRSMSKAVYSTEPIGHYGLGFEYYSHFTSPIRRYPDLLAHRLLQHYLDGGKSPNRGELEDKAKHCSAMERLAADAERDSIKFMQVKFMEKHLGETFRGVISGVAEFGFWVEIPENGAEGLIKLRDLVDDSYMYDAKTHAVYGIRHGNKYQLGDEVQIKVVKANLIQKQLDFQIVK; via the coding sequence ATGCCAAAAAAAAGAAAATATATAAGTCATAAAAATGATTTAAAAATGATGGAGATCGGAAGACTGATTCTCCGTTTTATGAATGCGAATTCATCTAAAATTTATAATTACAAGCAGATTGCTGACGGAATAGATTACAAAAATCCAAGACAAAGGGAACTTGTAATCCAGGCTCTGCATAAACTTCAGGGCTCTGAAAAAATCAAAGAAGTAGAAAAAGGAAAATATATAGTGAACCTGAAAATAGCAGGAACGCTTACCGGAATTATTGACTTCAATCAAAGTGGAAATGCTTACGTAAGTGTGGAAGGTTTGGAAGATGATGTCTTCGTTCATGCGAAAAATGTGAAGGATGCCCTGCAGGGAGATAAGGTCCTAATTATAACTTATCATTATAAAGGAAAGAAACTTGAAGGCTCTGTTCTGGAAGTTTTGGAGCGTAACAGAACTGAATTTGTAGGAACATTTCAGAAGGTGGCTCATAAAGAATTTGGGTTTGTTGTTTGTGATAAAAAATCAATCAATACAGATATCTTTATTCCGAAGGGAAAATTCAACAATGCTGAAGATGGAGATAAAGTTATCGTAAAAATGACAGAATGGAGACCGGGAGATAAAAATCCTGAAGGAGAAATTATCCAGGTGCTGGGTGCTCCGGGAGAACATGAAACGGAAATCCACTCTATCCTTGCAGAATATGGTCTGCCTTATGAGTTTCCATCAGAAGTAGAAGCAGATGCAGATAAAATAGACAGAAGTATTACGGATGAAGAAGCTGCAAAACGTTGGGATATGCGTAATATCTGTACATTTACGATTGACCCGAAAGATGCGAAAGATTTTGATGATGCTTTATCCATTAGAAAGCTGGAAAACGGAAACTGGGAAATCGGTGTTCACATTGCTGACGTATCTCATTATGTAGTTCCCGGAACTATTCTTGATGATGAAGCGTATAAGAGAGCTACTTCGGTATATCTTGTTGACAGAGTTGTTCCGATGCTTCCGGAAGTTTTAAGTAATGATGTTTGTTCCCTTCGTCCTCACGAAGATAAGTATACTTTTTCTGCAGTTTTTGAACTGAATGACGAGGCTGAAATTCAGAAACAGTGGTTTGGAAGAACAGTGATTCATTCAGACAGAAGGTTTACGTATGAAGAGGCTCAGGAACGTATAGAAAGCGGACAAGGAGATCTGGCAGAAGAGATTAATACTCTTGACAGGCTGGCAAAGATTATGCGTCATGAACGTATAAGAAGAGGAGCTATTACTTTTGACAGAAGTGAAGTAAGATTCAATCTGGATGAAAATAATGAACCGATTGGAGTTTACTTTAAAATTAGTAAGGATTCCAATCACCTGATCGAAGAATTCATGCTTTTGGCCAATAAAAAAGTATCTGAATATGTATCTCTGAGTAGAAAGGGTGAAATCACCAACAATACATTTATTTACAGGGTTCACGATGATCCGGATCCGGCAAAACTGGAATCTTTAAGAGATTTTGTGGCTACTTTCGGATATAAAATGAATCTTGCCAACACCAAAAAGGTTGCAGAATCTTTGAATAAACTTCTTCATGATGTAAAAGGAAAAGGCGAAGAGAATATGATTGAAACCCTTGCGATGAGAAGTATGAGCAAAGCGGTATATTCTACAGAACCAATTGGCCACTATGGTCTTGGTTTCGAGTATTACAGCCACTTTACCTCTCCTATCCGTCGTTACCCGGATTTACTTGCACACCGTCTTCTTCAGCATTATTTGGATGGGGGGAAATCTCCAAACAGAGGAGAGCTTGAAGACAAAGCAAAACACTGCAGCGCTATGGAAAGACTGGCAGCAGATGCGGAAAGAGACTCTATCAAGTTTATGCAGGTGAAATTCATGGAAAAACACTTGGGAGAAACTTTCAGAGGAGTGATTTCCGGAGTGGCAGAATTCGGTTTCTGGGTTGAAATTCCTGAAAATGGTGCTGAAGGTCTTATCAAACTTAGAGATCTTGTGGATGATTCATATATGTATGATGCAAAAACCCATGCGGTATACGGAATAAGACACGGAAACAAGTATCAGTTGGGAGATGAAGTTCAGATCAAAGTGGTAAAAGCAAATCTTATTCAGAAGCAGCTTGACTTTCAGATTGTGAAGTAA
- the ybeY gene encoding rRNA maturation RNase YbeY produces the protein MIQFFYENLPESVSTDYKKWLEDLILSEGKKLGEINYIFCDDEYLLKINQDYLQHDYYTDIITFDYVKGKTISAEIFVSLQRISDNASTLSRDYEEELRRVLAHGILHLAGYKDKTEEEENEMRRMEDLYLAKYRDLKF, from the coding sequence ATGATACAGTTCTTTTACGAAAACTTACCAGAATCAGTAAGTACAGATTACAAAAAATGGCTGGAAGATCTTATTCTTTCAGAAGGAAAAAAGCTAGGAGAAATCAATTATATTTTCTGTGATGATGAATATCTTCTTAAGATCAATCAGGATTATTTACAGCATGATTATTATACGGATATCATCACTTTTGATTATGTAAAAGGCAAGACAATAAGCGCTGAGATTTTCGTATCTTTGCAGCGCATTTCTGATAACGCCTCTACCCTTTCTCGAGATTATGAAGAAGAATTAAGAAGAGTTTTAGCCCATGGTATTTTACATCTTGCAGGCTATAAAGATAAGACAGAAGAGGAAGAAAATGAGATGCGGAGAATGGAAGATTTGTACTTGGCCAAATACAGGGATTTAAAGTTTTAA